A DNA window from Engystomops pustulosus chromosome 6, aEngPut4.maternal, whole genome shotgun sequence contains the following coding sequences:
- the SLC37A4 gene encoding glucose-6-phosphate exchanger SLC37A4 isoform X1 — protein MGAQGQGYGYYRTVIFGAMFVGYTLYYFNRKTFSFVMPSVMQEIKLDKDDLGLITSSQSAAYAISKFISGVLSDQMSARWLFSSGLCLVGLANVLFSWSSSVTVFAILWFFNGLAQGLGWPPCGKVLRKWFEPSQFGTWWAVLSCSMNLAGSLGPIIATLVAASYSWRSTLSFSGLICVGVSVLCLILIKNEPSDVGLKNIEVGPKKGKKGSQSADETTLSEFLLSPYLWLLCAGYLVVFGVKTCCTDWGQLFLIQDKGQSALIGSSYMSALEVGGLIGSIAAGLLSDRAVAKSGLKNYGNPRHGLLLSMMAGMVVSLFLFRVTVTPGSSKVDGILSLALQPLAEMSNLTEQEVWILILGAIFGFSSYGPIALFGVIANESAPSNFCGTSHAIVALSANIGGFLAGLPFSTVAKYYGWDTAFWAAEVSCLAVTIVFFLLRNIKTKMGRLPKKSD, from the exons atgggaGCACAGGGCCAGGGATATGGATACTACAGGACGGTCATCTTCGGGGCCATGTTTGTGGGGTACACCCTGTATTACTTCAATCGCAAGACCTTCTCTTTCGTCATGCCATCTGTAATGCAGGAGATAAAATTAGACAAGGATGACTTGG GTCTTATCACCAGCAGCCAGTCCGCAGCCTACGCCATTAGCAAGTTCATCAGTGGGGTCCTGTCTGATCAGATGAGCGCTCGATGGCTTTTCTCATCGGGTCTCTGCTTAGTGGGTTTAGCAAATGTCCTGTTCTCCTGGAGCTCCAGTGTGACTGTATTTGCCATCCTCTGGTTCTTTAATGGTCTCGCACAAGGGCTTGGTTGGCCCCCATGTGGGAAGGTTCTTCGCAAG TGGTTTGAGCCCTCACAGTTTGGCACATGGTGGGCCGTGCTGTCTTGCAGTATGAACCTCGCAGGAAGCCTGGGTCCTATTATCGCCACTCTGGTAGCAGCTAGTTACAGCTGGCGCAGCACCCTGTCCTTCTCTGGTCTCATCTGCGTGGGAGTCTCAGTTCTCTGCCTTATACTCATCAAGAATGAGCCGTCTGATGTGGGGTTAAAGAACATCGAAGTAGGACCCAAGAAGGGAAAGAAAG GTTCCCAATCTGCAGATGAGACGACTCTGAGTGAGTTCCTGCTTTCTCCTTACCTGTGGTTGCTTTGTGCTGGGTATCTGGTGGTCTTTGGGGTGAAGACATGCTGTACAGACTGGGGGCAGCTCTTCTTGATTCAGGACAAAGGACAGTCTGCATTAATAG GAAGCTCTTACATGAGCGCCCTGGAGGTGGGAGGACTGATCGGTAGTATCGCTGCCGGATTACTGTCTGATCGGGCAGTGGCAAAA TCAGGTTTGAAGAATTATGGCAACCCCCGGCACGGTCTACTCCTTTCTATGATGGCTGGAATGGTTGTGTCTCTGTTCCTGTTCCGTGTTACGGTCACTCCGGGATCATCGAAG GTTGATGGGATCTTGTCTCTCGCTCTCCAGCCTCTCGCTGAGATGTCAAATCTGACCGAACAAGAG GTGTGGATTCTGATTCTAGGAGCCATCTTTGGTTTTTCCTCCTATGGTCCCATTGCTTTATTTGGAGTGATCGCTAATGAAAGTGCTCCCTCCAACTTCTGCGGAACGTCTCATGCAATCGTGGCCCTGTCCGCTAATA TTGGAGGATTCCTTGCAGGATTACCTTTCAGCACAGTCGCCAAATACTACGGTTGGGACACGGCTTTCTGGGCGGCTGAGGTATCCTGCTTAGCCGTCACCATCGTCTTCTTTCTGCTAAGGAACATCAAGACCAAGATGGGACGTTTACCTAAGAAATCGGATTGA
- the SLC37A4 gene encoding glucose-6-phosphate exchanger SLC37A4 isoform X2 has product MGAQGQGYGYYRTVIFGAMFVGYTLYYFNRKTFSFVMPSVMQEIKLDKDDLGLITSSQSAAYAISKFISGVLSDQMSARWLFSSGLCLVGLANVLFSWSSSVTVFAILWFFNGLAQGLGWPPCGKVLRKWFEPSQFGTWWAVLSCSMNLAGSLGPIIATLVAASYSWRSTLSFSGLICVGVSVLCLILIKNEPSDVGLKNIEVGPKKGKKGSQSADETTLSEFLLSPYLWLLCAGYLVVFGVKTCCTDWGQLFLIQDKGQSALIGSSYMSALEVGGLIGSIAAGLLSDRAVAKSGLKNYGNPRHGLLLSMMAGMVVSLFLFRVTVTPGSSKVWILILGAIFGFSSYGPIALFGVIANESAPSNFCGTSHAIVALSANIGGFLAGLPFSTVAKYYGWDTAFWAAEVSCLAVTIVFFLLRNIKTKMGRLPKKSD; this is encoded by the exons atgggaGCACAGGGCCAGGGATATGGATACTACAGGACGGTCATCTTCGGGGCCATGTTTGTGGGGTACACCCTGTATTACTTCAATCGCAAGACCTTCTCTTTCGTCATGCCATCTGTAATGCAGGAGATAAAATTAGACAAGGATGACTTGG GTCTTATCACCAGCAGCCAGTCCGCAGCCTACGCCATTAGCAAGTTCATCAGTGGGGTCCTGTCTGATCAGATGAGCGCTCGATGGCTTTTCTCATCGGGTCTCTGCTTAGTGGGTTTAGCAAATGTCCTGTTCTCCTGGAGCTCCAGTGTGACTGTATTTGCCATCCTCTGGTTCTTTAATGGTCTCGCACAAGGGCTTGGTTGGCCCCCATGTGGGAAGGTTCTTCGCAAG TGGTTTGAGCCCTCACAGTTTGGCACATGGTGGGCCGTGCTGTCTTGCAGTATGAACCTCGCAGGAAGCCTGGGTCCTATTATCGCCACTCTGGTAGCAGCTAGTTACAGCTGGCGCAGCACCCTGTCCTTCTCTGGTCTCATCTGCGTGGGAGTCTCAGTTCTCTGCCTTATACTCATCAAGAATGAGCCGTCTGATGTGGGGTTAAAGAACATCGAAGTAGGACCCAAGAAGGGAAAGAAAG GTTCCCAATCTGCAGATGAGACGACTCTGAGTGAGTTCCTGCTTTCTCCTTACCTGTGGTTGCTTTGTGCTGGGTATCTGGTGGTCTTTGGGGTGAAGACATGCTGTACAGACTGGGGGCAGCTCTTCTTGATTCAGGACAAAGGACAGTCTGCATTAATAG GAAGCTCTTACATGAGCGCCCTGGAGGTGGGAGGACTGATCGGTAGTATCGCTGCCGGATTACTGTCTGATCGGGCAGTGGCAAAA TCAGGTTTGAAGAATTATGGCAACCCCCGGCACGGTCTACTCCTTTCTATGATGGCTGGAATGGTTGTGTCTCTGTTCCTGTTCCGTGTTACGGTCACTCCGGGATCATCGAAG GTGTGGATTCTGATTCTAGGAGCCATCTTTGGTTTTTCCTCCTATGGTCCCATTGCTTTATTTGGAGTGATCGCTAATGAAAGTGCTCCCTCCAACTTCTGCGGAACGTCTCATGCAATCGTGGCCCTGTCCGCTAATA TTGGAGGATTCCTTGCAGGATTACCTTTCAGCACAGTCGCCAAATACTACGGTTGGGACACGGCTTTCTGGGCGGCTGAGGTATCCTGCTTAGCCGTCACCATCGTCTTCTTTCTGCTAAGGAACATCAAGACCAAGATGGGACGTTTACCTAAGAAATCGGATTGA